The Sphingobium sp. JS3065 genome includes a region encoding these proteins:
- the mutL gene encoding DNA mismatch repair endonuclease MutL, whose protein sequence is MSIRRLPEHLVNRIAAGEVVERPASALKEIVENAVDAGSRRIAIRISNGGLDRIEVSDDGCGMDSGEIALALERHATSKLPDDAIENVATLGFRGEALPSIASVARLSIDSRPAGSDGWNRTVDNGVVVNEGPAALPPGTRVIVEQLFGKVPARRKFLRSAKAEYAACMDVVRRLAMAHPAIAFSMEHDGRRVLGVQADEAREDRVAALTDRALADNHVIVALEREGVRLSGVASLPTYNRGVGDHQFLFVNGRPVRDRLLVGAVRGAYADMLARDRHPVVALFLDVPPLEVDVNVHPAKTEVRFRDPALIRGMIVSGLRRALDAEGFRAVQHADPAALSAWKPEPLSPTPIGAMPIFEAAGAPVPGYSVADRRPSFITPPPQARAEPAAAPAPEGSSFPLGVARGQVARTYIVAEAEDGLVIVDQHAAHERLTLERMRRAMEGQRVAAQALLLPEVVELDEPACDRLEARIAELRDFGLELERFGPAAMLVRATPAMLGQGDVQGLVSDLADDLAAYDSALSLKERLDLVAATMACHGSVRAGRILSVAEMNALLREMEVTPRSGQCNHGRPTWVKLGHGDIEKLFGRK, encoded by the coding sequence ATGTCAATACGCCGTCTGCCCGAACATCTGGTCAATCGCATCGCCGCGGGCGAAGTGGTCGAAAGGCCCGCCAGCGCGCTCAAGGAAATCGTTGAAAATGCGGTGGATGCCGGATCTCGCAGGATCGCCATCCGCATTTCCAACGGCGGCCTCGACCGGATCGAAGTCAGCGACGACGGCTGCGGCATGGACTCGGGGGAGATCGCGCTGGCGCTGGAACGTCACGCCACGTCCAAATTGCCCGACGACGCCATCGAAAATGTCGCCACCCTGGGTTTCCGGGGCGAAGCGCTGCCCTCTATCGCCAGCGTGGCGCGTCTTTCCATCGACAGCCGCCCAGCGGGAAGCGACGGCTGGAACCGCACCGTCGACAATGGCGTGGTGGTGAACGAAGGCCCCGCCGCCTTGCCGCCCGGCACGCGCGTCATAGTGGAGCAATTGTTCGGGAAAGTCCCCGCCCGCCGCAAATTCCTGCGTTCGGCCAAGGCGGAATATGCCGCCTGTATGGACGTGGTCCGCCGCCTCGCCATGGCGCATCCTGCCATCGCCTTCAGCATGGAGCATGACGGCCGCCGCGTGCTGGGCGTGCAGGCGGACGAAGCGCGGGAAGACCGGGTCGCCGCGCTCACCGACAGGGCGCTGGCGGACAATCATGTGATCGTCGCGCTGGAAAGGGAAGGGGTGCGCCTTTCCGGCGTGGCGTCGCTGCCAACCTATAATCGCGGCGTGGGCGATCATCAGTTCCTGTTCGTGAATGGCCGCCCCGTGCGCGACCGGCTGCTCGTCGGCGCGGTGCGCGGCGCCTATGCCGACATGCTGGCACGGGACCGGCACCCGGTCGTCGCCCTGTTCCTCGACGTTCCGCCGCTGGAGGTGGACGTCAACGTCCACCCCGCCAAGACCGAGGTGCGCTTCCGCGATCCGGCGCTGATCCGGGGCATGATCGTCTCCGGCCTGCGCCGCGCCCTCGACGCGGAAGGCTTCCGGGCCGTCCAGCATGCCGACCCCGCCGCCCTGTCCGCATGGAAGCCCGAACCTCTTTCCCCTACGCCGATCGGCGCCATGCCGATCTTCGAAGCGGCTGGCGCGCCCGTCCCCGGCTATTCGGTGGCGGACCGCCGCCCCAGCTTCATCACGCCTCCGCCGCAAGCCCGCGCCGAACCCGCCGCCGCGCCCGCCCCGGAAGGAAGCAGCTTCCCGCTGGGCGTGGCGCGGGGCCAGGTCGCCCGCACCTATATCGTGGCCGAAGCCGAAGACGGCCTCGTCATCGTCGACCAGCACGCCGCCCATGAACGGCTGACCCTGGAACGCATGCGCCGGGCCATGGAGGGGCAGAGAGTGGCCGCCCAGGCGCTCCTGCTCCCCGAAGTGGTCGAACTGGACGAACCTGCCTGCGACCGGCTGGAAGCGCGCATCGCGGAACTCAGGGATTTCGGCCTCGAACTGGAACGCTTCGGCCCCGCCGCCATGTTGGTGCGCGCCACTCCGGCGATGTTGGGGCAGGGCGACGTGCAGGGGCTGGTGTCCGATCTTGCCGACGATCTTGCCGCCTATGATAGCGCCCTGTCCTTGAAGGAGCGCCTCGATCTGGTCGCCGCCACCATGGCCTGTCACGGCTCCGTCCGCGCAGGCCGGATATTGAGCGTGGCGGAAATGAACGCCCTGCTCCGCGAAATGGAAGTCACCCCCCGCAGCGGCCAGTGCAATCATGGCCGCCCGACCTGGGTGAAGCTTGGGCATGGCGACATCGAAAAATTGTTCGGCAGAAAGTGA